In Pedobacter sp. WC2423, the following are encoded in one genomic region:
- a CDS encoding acyltransferase family protein: MKSKENLVSLDVLRGIACLLVWISHVRVATRYFVDSRFDFIQVFSAWGKESVMIFFILSGIVINLSSQNKTDQWQYFKKRFIRIYPIYLAILIICFACDNLVLGHAIVPGIFIGNLLLSATLDGYLVPTMPLNPAVWSISCEAFFYLLFGLIYKSKRLSAIWVWFAVCCLSIIYRLLTVDGMGIVHHFIFLMNNSFLWILGYLVFEYRNKFQTSLSVAVCGLLMIPLVTRLHQLPYNVHEVMYFAGGIFLLPLFTYLLRDDTITDGKKIVISYKWVIPVYMVSLLLLWQYSNSLASSKIIYSLLPWLSLILYYKPVQFNIKWVYNRSKPFFRFFAGISYPLYLLHMPIMYLMFYLIPDQKLIGAILCIFLTISISYLFEIYLFKRPAAFLNAYSNLRLSAVKQDRS, encoded by the coding sequence ATGAAGTCAAAAGAAAATCTAGTTTCACTCGACGTTCTAAGAGGCATAGCCTGCTTACTTGTCTGGATCAGTCATGTAAGGGTTGCCACCCGGTATTTTGTAGACTCCAGGTTTGACTTTATCCAGGTTTTCTCTGCCTGGGGAAAGGAGTCTGTCATGATATTCTTCATTTTATCAGGTATAGTGATCAATCTCAGTTCGCAGAATAAAACGGACCAATGGCAATATTTCAAAAAGCGGTTTATCCGGATTTACCCCATTTATCTGGCTATACTTATAATTTGCTTTGCCTGCGACAACCTGGTATTAGGACATGCCATAGTTCCAGGGATCTTTATAGGCAATCTATTGCTCTCGGCCACCCTTGATGGTTATTTGGTACCTACTATGCCATTAAATCCTGCCGTTTGGAGTATAAGCTGTGAAGCCTTTTTTTACCTCTTGTTTGGCCTGATCTATAAATCAAAAAGATTGAGCGCGATATGGGTCTGGTTTGCAGTTTGCTGCCTGTCTATAATTTATAGACTGCTAACAGTTGATGGTATGGGAATAGTTCATCATTTTATATTTTTGATGAATAATTCCTTTTTATGGATACTCGGATATCTTGTTTTTGAATACCGGAATAAATTCCAAACCAGTTTATCAGTTGCAGTATGCGGGCTGTTGATGATACCCCTGGTCACCAGACTTCATCAACTGCCGTATAACGTCCATGAAGTTATGTATTTCGCAGGCGGGATTTTCTTGTTACCTCTTTTTACCTACCTGCTCAGAGACGATACGATAACGGATGGAAAAAAAATAGTTATCAGTTATAAGTGGGTTATTCCTGTTTATATGGTGAGTTTACTGCTATTATGGCAGTATTCAAATTCGCTGGCCAGCAGTAAGATTATTTATAGCCTGCTACCCTGGTTATCTTTAATTTTATATTATAAACCGGTTCAGTTTAACATAAAATGGGTATACAATAGATCTAAACCATTTTTCAGATTCTTTGCCGGTATTTCCTACCCGCTATATCTGTTGCACATGCCAATAATGTACCTGATGTTTTACTTGATCCCAGATCAAAAACTCATAGGAGCTATACTATGCATATTTTTAACTATATCAATCAGCTACCTTTTTGAAATCTATTTATTTAAAAGGCCAGCTGCTTTTTTGAATGCTTATAGCAACCTAAGATTGAGTGCGGTGAAACAGGATCGGTCTTGA
- a CDS encoding glycosyltransferase: MRILLVMDPFIPVPPAHYGGIERVIYDIACQYVKLGHRVTIVAGPNSKSPDRLITYGLNGSLDPSINIKLLATVFFILRKEIKQHDVIHNFGRLLFLFPFLKHKIPKVQTYMRTVNRKNIEWLDKLRPVNLTYTAVSNAITNTGKTSKSKWVTIYNCAPIEQFQFKATVSPNGYLAFLGRIERCKGLHNAIKVAQLTHSKLVIAGNISAIEKERIYFEQEIMPLIDGDQVSYIGQVDNVQKNELLGNAIALLTPVEWFEPFPIIIPEAYACGTPVLGFDQGGIAEGIDENITGYISQNTEEMARQVKKISQLDRYACRLKAETTYSDVKIADDYLSVYKSNP, from the coding sequence ATGAGAATATTACTGGTAATGGATCCATTTATACCTGTGCCGCCAGCGCATTATGGTGGTATAGAACGTGTAATCTACGATATTGCCTGTCAATATGTGAAACTTGGGCACCGTGTAACTATTGTTGCCGGACCAAATTCAAAGTCACCGGACAGATTAATCACCTATGGATTGAATGGCTCCTTAGACCCGTCCATCAACATTAAATTACTTGCCACTGTTTTTTTTATACTGCGAAAAGAAATCAAGCAACACGACGTGATCCATAACTTTGGCCGTTTACTCTTTCTGTTCCCTTTCCTGAAACATAAAATACCTAAAGTACAAACTTACATGCGTACAGTTAATCGGAAAAACATTGAATGGCTGGATAAATTACGGCCCGTAAATCTTACTTATACTGCTGTTTCTAATGCAATTACCAATACTGGTAAGACCAGTAAAAGTAAGTGGGTAACCATCTATAACTGTGCCCCGATTGAACAGTTCCAGTTTAAGGCAACGGTATCACCTAATGGGTATCTTGCCTTTTTGGGAAGAATAGAGCGATGTAAAGGACTCCATAATGCGATTAAAGTGGCACAGCTAACCCATAGCAAACTGGTCATTGCAGGAAACATATCGGCAATAGAGAAAGAAAGAATTTATTTTGAACAGGAAATAATGCCATTGATCGATGGTGATCAAGTCAGTTACATTGGCCAGGTAGATAATGTTCAAAAAAACGAATTACTGGGAAATGCTATTGCCCTGCTTACTCCTGTTGAGTGGTTTGAGCCTTTTCCTATCATTATACCGGAGGCCTATGCCTGCGGGACACCAGTGCTTGGTTTTGATCAAGGGGGAATCGCAGAAGGCATCGACGAAAATATTACGGGATACATCAGCCAAAACACAGAAGAAATGGCACGGCAGGTAAAAAAGATAAGTCAGCTTGATCGTTATGCTTGCCGGTTAAAGGCAGAAACTACTTATAGTGATGTTAAAATCGCAGATGATTACTTGTCTGTTTACAAATCCAATCCATGA
- a CDS encoding glycosyltransferase family 4 protein: MRLAIITTHPIQYYAPVFKLLHERGQIHIKVFYTWGEKAVDNYDPGFYTIVNWDLPLLSGYPYEWAKNTSSDPGSHNFRGIINPDLIRNIENWQPDAVLVYGWAYHSHLKTLKYFKTKLPVFFRGDSTLLDPSGILKKYARALFLKWIYKHVDQALYTGTNSKAYFKEYGMKEEQLIFTPHAIDNQRFAIDRNMEVQELKIKLGIAQEDIVILFAGKFEQKKDPLLLMDSFLQLKNPDVHLLFVGNGELEQTLKQKAKHQPHVHFMDFENQSYMPVIYQTCDLFCLPSSGPGETWGLAVNEAMACSKAVLVSDKVGCAADLVKNEYNGSIFKARSVTSLNGQLDLLICKGKEELKHMGSNSKTIIDKWTFQLQAEAIESAFLKHE; the protein is encoded by the coding sequence ATGCGCTTAGCAATTATTACCACCCACCCGATTCAATACTATGCCCCGGTTTTTAAACTGCTGCATGAGCGTGGACAAATACATATTAAAGTTTTTTACACTTGGGGTGAAAAGGCAGTAGATAATTATGACCCCGGATTTTATACCATCGTTAACTGGGATTTACCTCTTTTATCGGGTTATCCTTATGAATGGGCAAAGAATACTTCTTCGGACCCGGGTTCGCATAACTTTAGAGGTATTATTAACCCGGATTTGATCCGGAATATTGAAAATTGGCAGCCAGATGCGGTATTAGTTTATGGATGGGCATATCATAGCCATCTAAAAACGTTAAAGTATTTTAAAACCAAATTGCCTGTTTTTTTCCGTGGAGATTCTACCTTGCTGGATCCATCGGGCATATTAAAAAAATATGCCAGGGCTTTATTCCTGAAATGGATTTATAAGCATGTTGATCAGGCTTTGTATACTGGTACCAACAGCAAAGCTTATTTTAAAGAATATGGTATGAAAGAGGAGCAGCTGATCTTTACTCCTCATGCAATCGATAACCAAAGATTCGCCATAGATAGAAATATGGAAGTGCAAGAATTAAAAATAAAGCTGGGTATTGCACAGGAAGACATCGTTATACTTTTTGCGGGTAAGTTTGAGCAGAAAAAAGACCCCCTGCTTTTAATGGATTCATTTCTACAATTGAAAAACCCAGATGTACACCTTCTTTTTGTAGGAAATGGCGAACTAGAGCAAACACTGAAGCAGAAAGCTAAGCATCAGCCTCATGTTCATTTCATGGACTTTGAGAACCAATCTTACATGCCGGTAATCTATCAGACCTGCGACCTGTTCTGTCTCCCTTCATCAGGTCCCGGTGAAACATGGGGTCTTGCAGTAAACGAAGCTATGGCCTGTTCGAAAGCAGTTCTGGTATCTGATAAGGTTGGCTGCGCCGCCGACCTGGTGAAGAATGAATACAATGGAAGTATCTTTAAAGCCAGGTCTGTAACAAGTCTGAACGGACAATTGGATCTCCTGATCTGTAAGGGAAAGGAAGAGCTGAAGCATATGGGCTCAAATTCAAAAACAATCATCGATAAATGGACGTTCCAACTACAGGCCGAGGCTATCGAATCTGCATTTTTAAAACATGAATAA
- a CDS encoding XrtY-associated glycosyltransferase XYAG1 produces the protein MKILQVNASYKPAYIYGGPTMSVSKLSEELVKAGCTVEVFTTTANGLTELEVTMVIPQNIDGVKVRYFKRLTKDHSHFSPGLLAFLWKEVRSFDVVHIHAWWNLVSIFACFVAILRRVPVVLSPRGTLSNYSFKNRHIALKKAFHILIGRPLLSYCFLHTTSEREQAAMAALLKPKGIYTIYNFVKMPRIAHFPAAAPLNPKENKMFRLLFFSRIEQKKGLELLFAALASTTLPFRLTIAGSGDEKYIAGLKKLINGYKIGHQVDWVGFKDGDKFDLMAAHHLLILPSYDENFGNVVIESLAVGTAVLISREVGLATYITSRQFGWICNADVLSVKNSLTEIYNNPEKLNTIRKLAPSGIRNDFEETILIKKYYEMYKQIIEHD, from the coding sequence TTGAAAATCTTACAGGTAAACGCCTCTTATAAACCGGCGTATATTTATGGGGGGCCAACTATGTCCGTTTCAAAACTAAGTGAAGAGCTGGTAAAAGCAGGCTGTACGGTAGAAGTATTTACAACAACAGCTAATGGACTTACAGAACTGGAGGTTACAATGGTTATTCCTCAGAACATTGATGGCGTAAAAGTGAGGTATTTCAAACGCCTCACTAAAGACCACAGCCACTTCTCCCCAGGTCTATTAGCTTTTCTATGGAAAGAAGTACGATCATTTGATGTGGTTCATATCCATGCCTGGTGGAACCTTGTCTCTATATTTGCCTGCTTTGTTGCTATTTTACGCAGAGTCCCTGTTGTTTTGTCACCACGCGGGACTTTGAGCAACTATTCTTTTAAGAACAGGCACATAGCTTTAAAAAAAGCATTTCATATACTTATAGGCAGGCCGCTGCTCAGCTATTGTTTTCTGCACACAACTTCCGAAAGAGAACAAGCTGCAATGGCTGCACTACTAAAGCCAAAAGGCATTTACACCATATACAATTTTGTAAAGATGCCCAGGATTGCACATTTTCCTGCAGCAGCACCTCTGAACCCAAAGGAAAATAAAATGTTCAGGCTACTTTTCTTTTCCAGGATAGAACAAAAAAAAGGGCTTGAATTATTATTTGCTGCACTTGCCAGTACTACTCTTCCTTTCCGGCTTACTATTGCAGGAAGTGGGGATGAAAAATATATTGCAGGGCTGAAAAAATTAATTAATGGCTATAAAATTGGTCATCAGGTAGATTGGGTCGGATTTAAAGACGGAGACAAGTTTGATCTCATGGCCGCTCATCACTTGCTTATACTTCCTTCTTATGATGAGAATTTTGGTAATGTGGTAATTGAAAGCCTTGCTGTGGGCACTGCCGTTTTGATTAGCAGAGAGGTTGGCTTGGCAACCTATATAACAAGCAGGCAATTCGGCTGGATTTGCAACGCAGATGTATTATCTGTTAAAAATTCCCTTACAGAAATATACAATAATCCAGAAAAATTAAATACCATCAGAAAACTGGCCCCTTCTGGCATCAGGAATGATTTTGAAGAAACAATCCTGATTAAAAAATATTATGAAATGTATAAACAAATAATTGAACATGACTGA
- a CDS encoding exosortase Y-associated Wzy-like protein encodes MNNRIFIEKYMVLFIPWIFAMLFKDSYILSYFIAWFGSFFIFWVTLKGWIKPLPDDRNIEEQLMRPIFITQVIFAGYMACTSIFYLFDVLGYINFHKISDFYLVDQERLRLTAQCQRYYCLAHASFVTGILIFMRYPVEKKYGYNRADLTKVILNIALIATLLSSLLMRVSGLSQFSHQFSLLSFIAGTLALAFAIPDRKIWRILICLIIYGFNIYQALISGFKEPIILNVLILGIFLYPNYKRTVLIFFVPLLLLFFILLPTYNRIFRQQAWSGNLSTNEATQLALKSVVNQNNANDNWEFFTYRLSEIDMFTSYVKSTPAHIDFYGTQLLRQSAIAIMPRIFWPSKPITENMVMERVYDAGIISRGTNVSAKPAVIVDAYLSGGMPSIFILLFFYGAACQLIAMKAEKIFGGYTLGTALIFTGLFQLFWRGLSLEFLINAVFWNYITMYLIFKVLLFTNVIKRL; translated from the coding sequence ATGAATAACCGCATTTTTATTGAAAAATATATGGTGCTGTTTATCCCCTGGATATTCGCCATGCTTTTCAAGGATTCTTATATTCTGTCATACTTTATTGCCTGGTTTGGCTCTTTTTTTATATTCTGGGTTACTTTAAAAGGCTGGATCAAACCTTTGCCTGATGACCGAAATATTGAAGAGCAGCTTATGCGTCCTATTTTCATCACTCAAGTCATATTTGCAGGATATATGGCCTGTACTTCCATATTTTATCTTTTTGATGTTTTGGGGTATATTAATTTTCATAAGATAAGTGATTTCTATCTGGTAGACCAGGAAAGATTAAGGCTTACTGCACAATGTCAGCGGTACTATTGTCTTGCACACGCCTCTTTTGTCACTGGGATTCTGATCTTTATGCGCTACCCGGTTGAGAAAAAATATGGATACAACCGTGCAGACTTAACCAAAGTTATTCTTAACATCGCCTTAATAGCTACGCTACTGTCTTCTTTGCTGATGCGTGTTAGTGGTTTGTCACAATTTTCCCATCAGTTTAGTTTATTAAGTTTTATAGCTGGAACACTGGCACTTGCATTTGCCATACCAGATAGAAAAATATGGCGTATCCTGATCTGCCTGATCATTTATGGATTCAATATCTATCAGGCTCTGATCTCGGGTTTTAAAGAACCAATAATTTTAAATGTCCTGATATTAGGTATCTTTCTATACCCCAATTATAAAAGAACAGTGCTCATCTTTTTTGTTCCTTTACTTTTACTTTTTTTTATACTATTGCCTACCTATAACCGCATTTTCAGGCAGCAGGCATGGTCTGGCAACCTTTCCACTAATGAGGCTACACAATTAGCATTAAAGTCGGTGGTTAACCAGAATAATGCGAACGACAACTGGGAATTTTTCACTTACCGGTTAAGCGAAATTGATATGTTTACCAGTTATGTGAAGTCTACACCTGCTCATATTGATTTTTATGGGACACAACTCCTAAGGCAATCAGCAATAGCTATTATGCCCCGTATATTTTGGCCTTCCAAACCAATTACCGAGAATATGGTCATGGAACGTGTTTATGATGCAGGGATTATATCCCGCGGAACTAATGTATCTGCCAAGCCAGCCGTTATTGTTGATGCTTACTTATCAGGCGGTATGCCAAGCATTTTTATATTATTATTCTTTTATGGTGCAGCATGTCAGCTGATCGCTATGAAAGCAGAAAAGATATTTGGCGGCTATACCTTAGGTACAGCATTGATATTTACCGGTTTATTCCAACTGTTCTGGCGCGGGCTTAGTCTTGAATTTCTAATCAATGCCGTATTCTGGAACTATATAACAATGTATTTAATATTCAAAGTATTACTTTTCACAAACGTAATCAAACGGCTTTGA
- a CDS encoding glycosyltransferase, producing the protein MNLKVLIISPYFPIFNAADMQRIRMSMSYFNQYGWDAEVVSVDPEYLDFPKDELLIESLPADTKIHYVKAFHKRWTSKIGLGSIALRALLFYLLKVNQLLKKQKFDLIYFSTTQFPLCILGAYWKKRFNIPYVIDMQDPWHSDYYQDKPKAQQPPKYWFSYRINKYLEPLAMNHADGLISVSADYINILKLRYSRVRHIPHAVITFGAFQKDFDTAKKNQHLFKPLLSSDFINIVYIGRGGYDMHKAITPLIRGLKSGLKIDPLKFSRVRLHFIGTSYAAEGQGKQTILPLAKQYGVEDYVVEITNRISYFHTLVTLQNADALFIPGSDDPKYTASKIYPYLSANKITLAIFNSHSPAMEVLKEYGVKHSYHYDNPALDHKVNLFLNEVSGKEIPEISYNASAVDKYSAKNMTLHQCALFNEVLAARSN; encoded by the coding sequence TTGAACCTAAAAGTTCTGATTATTTCGCCCTACTTCCCTATCTTTAATGCGGCCGACATGCAGCGTATTAGAATGAGTATGTCTTATTTTAACCAATATGGATGGGATGCAGAAGTCGTTTCCGTTGATCCGGAATATTTAGATTTTCCAAAAGATGAGTTACTGATAGAAAGTCTGCCAGCAGATACCAAAATTCACTATGTTAAAGCATTCCATAAAAGATGGACCTCAAAAATTGGCTTGGGTAGTATCGCCTTAAGAGCACTCTTGTTCTACCTGTTAAAGGTAAATCAGCTACTTAAAAAGCAGAAATTTGATCTCATTTATTTTTCAACTACCCAGTTTCCACTCTGCATTTTAGGTGCGTACTGGAAAAAACGCTTCAATATCCCTTATGTCATAGACATGCAGGACCCCTGGCATTCTGACTACTACCAGGATAAACCTAAAGCGCAGCAGCCTCCTAAATATTGGTTTTCTTACCGCATCAATAAATATCTTGAACCCCTGGCGATGAATCATGCAGATGGCCTGATCAGCGTATCGGCAGATTATATTAATATACTAAAGCTTCGTTATTCCCGAGTCCGGCACATTCCTCACGCAGTAATCACCTTTGGAGCATTTCAAAAAGACTTTGATACCGCAAAAAAAAATCAGCATTTATTTAAACCGCTGCTGAGCAGCGATTTTATAAATATAGTGTACATTGGCAGAGGAGGTTATGACATGCATAAGGCTATAACACCTTTAATTAGGGGACTAAAGAGCGGACTGAAAATCGATCCTTTAAAATTCAGCAGGGTCAGGCTGCATTTTATTGGTACCAGCTACGCAGCGGAAGGTCAGGGGAAACAAACTATACTGCCATTGGCAAAACAATATGGAGTAGAAGATTATGTGGTGGAAATTACAAATAGGATAAGCTATTTTCATACCCTGGTCACCCTTCAAAATGCCGACGCATTGTTTATACCTGGCTCCGATGACCCAAAATACACCGCTTCAAAAATTTATCCTTACCTGTCTGCAAATAAAATAACACTAGCCATATTCAACAGCCATAGTCCGGCGATGGAAGTTCTCAAAGAATATGGAGTAAAGCATTCTTATCACTATGACAACCCCGCTCTTGATCATAAAGTAAATCTTTTTTTGAATGAAGTATCAGGCAAGGAAATTCCTGAAATCAGCTATAACGCAAGCGCTGTTGATAAATATTCGGCAAAAAACATGACCTTACACCAATGTGCACTATTTAATGAAGTATTGGCTGCCAGGTCTAACTGA
- a CDS encoding glycosyltransferase, producing the protein MLSNTHLNLFYEEPDPDRWIKYDRYPRKIIRRLIRGKQRPGGVMMIAVNLMKGLDKIGVPYRFNDYKYIKNHPEEIACIIGKPNLLFGKNWENPVIFGAGVYSHPIECPDLFTKYPNVKRFLVPGEWMRKMCEPYYLDKVIAWPAGIDTDHWLTAAAVPKEFDFLIYNKIQGDQLPDDIMEILSKQNLTYQFINYGTYTQHELKQRLANSKAAIFLSKSETQGFAYQQMLAAGIPILAWEKGGYWEDPAYFPHLVKYRPVSAVPYWDERCGIKFNTITDFEAKLPVFLDNLNHFQPRAYILENLTLEKCAVQYIEIYQQVKKEIK; encoded by the coding sequence ATGTTGAGCAATACCCATTTAAACTTATTCTATGAAGAACCCGATCCGGATCGGTGGATTAAATATGACCGATATCCAAGAAAAATTATACGTCGCCTTATAAGAGGTAAACAGCGTCCTGGTGGAGTAATGATGATTGCGGTCAACCTCATGAAAGGGCTTGATAAAATAGGTGTTCCTTATCGGTTTAACGATTATAAGTATATTAAAAATCATCCTGAAGAGATTGCCTGCATTATTGGCAAACCAAATTTGTTATTTGGAAAAAACTGGGAAAACCCTGTCATATTTGGCGCCGGTGTATACTCCCATCCTATTGAATGCCCAGACCTGTTCACTAAATATCCAAATGTAAAACGTTTCCTTGTTCCGGGTGAATGGATGCGCAAAATGTGTGAACCTTATTACCTGGATAAAGTAATCGCCTGGCCTGCAGGAATAGATACAGATCACTGGCTAACCGCAGCTGCAGTGCCCAAAGAATTTGATTTTTTAATCTATAATAAAATACAAGGCGATCAGTTACCTGATGATATCATGGAGATCCTCAGCAAACAAAATCTTACTTACCAGTTTATCAATTATGGAACCTATACACAGCATGAATTGAAACAAAGACTTGCAAATTCCAAAGCCGCAATTTTCCTGAGCAAAAGTGAAACACAGGGTTTTGCCTATCAGCAAATGTTAGCTGCTGGTATACCTATATTGGCATGGGAAAAGGGCGGATATTGGGAAGATCCAGCTTATTTTCCTCATCTGGTTAAATATCGGCCAGTCAGCGCTGTGCCTTACTGGGATGAGCGTTGCGGCATAAAATTTAATACTATAACTGATTTCGAAGCGAAACTTCCCGTTTTCCTGGATAACCTTAACCACTTTCAACCACGTGCTTATATCCTGGAAAACCTGACACTGGAAAAATGCGCAGTGCAATATATAGAGATCTATCAGCAGGTTAAAAAAGAAATAAAATGA
- a CDS encoding glycosyltransferase family 2 protein, translating into MQPFLVSIIIPVYNAEKYLEATLRSAIAQTWEHKEIILVDDGSADNSLMIAKSYECSFIKVYNQPNSGASAARNKGLSEAKGDFIQFLDADDLLSADKISRQLSLIGDQKDTLAICPVVHFNNDQEHQLNTLSPNAYELQFYIDSDNPFEFLLNLYGIHKNGGSMIPIHSWLTQASLIKKAGLWNEELSLNDDGEFFCRMAANATAILNTPDTFCYYRKISAGNSLSSHRDYQAFTSQFMSIKLIQKHLETCAHDPRIAVVVSRLLMDLLIKVYPQHKELALGIERSVKEAGGSPHRPVIGGKAIELIKHMFGWKCARILQYYYQNLAPQKH; encoded by the coding sequence GTGCAGCCTTTTTTAGTTTCTATAATTATCCCTGTGTACAATGCCGAAAAGTATTTAGAGGCAACCCTGCGCTCAGCAATTGCCCAAACCTGGGAACACAAAGAAATTATACTGGTTGATGATGGGTCAGCAGATAACTCTTTGATGATCGCAAAATCCTATGAATGTTCTTTTATAAAAGTTTACAATCAACCTAACAGCGGTGCAAGTGCTGCCAGGAATAAGGGATTGTCAGAAGCTAAAGGTGATTTTATACAATTTCTGGATGCTGACGATTTACTGTCCGCAGATAAAATAAGCCGCCAGCTATCTTTAATCGGTGATCAGAAAGATACTCTGGCCATCTGTCCAGTTGTTCATTTTAATAATGATCAGGAGCATCAATTGAACACCCTTAGCCCTAATGCGTATGAACTTCAGTTTTATATAGATAGCGATAATCCTTTCGAATTCTTATTAAACCTTTACGGAATCCATAAAAATGGAGGTTCTATGATCCCGATCCACTCCTGGCTCACACAGGCTTCCCTAATAAAAAAGGCCGGACTCTGGAATGAAGAACTTTCATTGAACGATGATGGCGAATTTTTCTGCAGGATGGCGGCTAATGCTACTGCAATTCTCAATACCCCGGATACCTTTTGTTATTATAGAAAAATATCCGCAGGTAATTCACTTTCATCACATAGAGATTATCAAGCATTTACCAGCCAGTTCATGTCAATCAAGCTCATCCAAAAGCACCTGGAAACCTGCGCACATGACCCCAGAATAGCTGTGGTCGTGTCTAGATTATTAATGGATTTATTGATCAAAGTTTATCCACAGCATAAGGAACTGGCCTTAGGAATAGAGCGCAGTGTCAAAGAAGCTGGCGGTAGCCCCCACCGACCTGTAATAGGGGGTAAAGCTATAGAATTAATCAAGCATATGTTTGGATGGAAATGCGCCAGGATCTTACAATATTATTATCAAAATCTGGCACCCCAGAAGCATTAA
- a CDS encoding glycosyltransferase family 10, whose translation MKTTIRIKFQNGIDRSIAENEILTDLLDDFIFEETDNPDFILFGPYGNDIPLPGRYIRIGYFCENMTPDMGICEWAFGIPREQEILHPRYKRIQWHGLNPEILIKPDNYDAEQVYNSKSLFCNFLYSHQVYYREEFFRQLSKYKKVDAPGLSMNNMASIDKQYKGNIWERKRQFLHPYKFTIAFENYIYPGYQTEKLYDAMQANSIPIYFGDPFIGDIFNTQSFLNAPDHLNVVSNSTVNWLEKNSQPDFIDMRPQFYQNFNHRLKRKLKIAGRNAKMYLQFQKLNFKPIIEKIIELDQDKEAYMQLLNQQWLHPAPVNTSAKERWIEIFKQPV comes from the coding sequence ATGAAAACAACAATCAGGATAAAATTCCAAAATGGTATAGACCGGTCAATCGCGGAAAATGAAATTCTGACTGATTTGTTGGATGATTTTATATTTGAGGAAACTGATAATCCTGATTTTATTCTATTTGGCCCTTATGGAAACGATATTCCTTTACCAGGCCGTTACATTAGAATAGGCTATTTCTGTGAAAATATGACACCTGATATGGGAATATGTGAATGGGCGTTTGGTATTCCAAGAGAACAGGAAATATTACATCCGAGATATAAAAGGATCCAATGGCACGGACTTAACCCGGAAATACTGATAAAGCCGGACAATTACGATGCAGAGCAGGTATACAATAGCAAGTCTCTTTTTTGTAATTTCCTGTATTCACATCAGGTATACTACAGGGAGGAGTTCTTCAGACAGTTATCAAAATACAAAAAAGTTGATGCTCCCGGCCTGTCTATGAACAATATGGCAAGTATTGACAAACAGTATAAGGGCAACATTTGGGAACGTAAAAGACAATTTCTGCATCCGTATAAGTTTACCATAGCCTTTGAAAATTATATCTACCCCGGTTATCAAACAGAAAAGCTATATGATGCCATGCAAGCCAATAGTATCCCCATTTACTTTGGTGACCCTTTTATCGGGGATATTTTTAACACACAAAGTTTTCTTAATGCCCCGGATCACCTGAATGTAGTTTCTAATTCTACCGTCAATTGGCTTGAAAAGAATAGCCAGCCCGATTTTATAGATATGAGGCCTCAATTTTACCAAAATTTTAACCACCGTCTCAAAAGAAAGTTAAAAATAGCCGGAAGAAATGCAAAAATGTATTTACAGTTTCAAAAGCTCAATTTCAAACCGATAATTGAAAAAATAATTGAACTTGATCAGGATAAAGAAGCTTATATGCAGCTTTTAAATCAGCAGTGGCTCCATCCTGCCCCTGTTAATACATCGGCGAAGGAACGCTGGATTGAAATATTTAAACAGCCCGTCTAA